One Solanum lycopersicum chromosome 2, SLM_r2.1 genomic region harbors:
- the LOC101266588 gene encoding AT-hook motif nuclear-localized protein 1, with protein sequence MENVGSTSAADDNTPAQPISSSTPLVPSFPDPSVSTTESWKRGRPNPGVTTPPPSQVAGGGLSSSAQLQADETAVSTGNKQQSVDLGSEVAALGFMQSHVINIKTGEDILVKIMSFCESTSKSVCVLSANGSTSSVSLRRPYQSVTYKGVYDILSLTGFFFVLESGGRHSREGGLTAILGNEEDGDVWGGNVDGLFTAATDVQVIVSSFSTGKQVQSDNFGTPAKLSPMSVGSLSGSVSPDSPLIVTSKRSPTGVATRLLF encoded by the exons ATGGAAAACGTGGGATCAACCTCCGCCGCCGACGATAATACGCCGGCGCAACCAATCTCCTCCTCGACTCCTCTGGTCCCTTCATTTCCGGACCCTTCCGTCAGTACAACTGAATCGTGGAAACGCGGAAGACCAAACCCTGGGGTGACTACTCCTCCACCGTCTCAGGTCGCCGGCGGTGGACTTTCGTCTTCTGCGCAGCTGCAGGCAGATGAAACGGCGGTTTCTACTGGGAATAAGCAGCAAAGCGTTGATTTGG GATCAGAAGTAGCCGCTCTTGGATTTATGCAATCACACGTGATCAACATAAAAACTGGGGAG GATATATTGGTCAAAATAATGTCATTCTGCGAAAGTACCTCTAAATCAGTGTGTGTTCTGTCAGCCAATGGTTCCACATCTAGTGTATCACTTCGCCGACCATATCAATCTGTAACATATAAG GGAGTGTACGACATCCTTAGTCTGACTGGTTTCTTCTTTGTCTTGGAATCTGGTGGTCGACACAGCAGAGAAGGTGGCTTGACTGCGATACTTGGTAATGAAGAAGATGGTGATGTTTGGGGAGGCAATGTGGATGGGCTCTTTACAGCAGCAACTGATGTTCAG GTTATTGTTAGTAGCTTCAGCACAGGAAAACAGGTGCAGTCAGACAACTTTGGTACACCAGCAAAATTAAGTCCTATGTCAGTTGGAAGTTTAAGTGGGTCTGTGAGCCCTGATAGTCCGCTCATTGTAACTAGTAAGAGAAGCCCTACTGGAGTTGCTACTCGGTTGCTCTTTTAA